In Rhizobium sp. CIAT894, the genomic window GGATGCCTTCGTCCAGCTGATGGGCTTTGCCGGCAACCTCACCATGAACAACGCCTTCCTGCAGGGCGTGCTGTTCGCCTGATCGTCCACGAAAGGAACAAAGCAAATGTCGGTCGCTACAATCCAGTCCGATCGTCTTGGCGCGAACCCGTTCGTCGTCGAAGGCCCGATCGTTTCCGGCTCCGGTATTCCCGGACCGAACTTCGCCCTCGGTGCTATCGCCGGCGGCGATCGTGAATCCGAATGGGTCTATTGCCAGCTGGTGCTCGCCTCGCAGACGACCCTTCAGCCCGGCCAGTGGTTCCAGTGGACCCGGGATTATGTCGCCTCGCTGCTGACGACGGCGGCGGCCGTCGTCGGCCAGCGCTGCGGCGTCTTTTCCGGGGCCGCCCAGCCGCCGACGCTGACCGGCGGCCCGGTCGGTGCCGTCACCCTTGCCGCCGGCACCTATTACATCTGGCTGCAGCGCAACGGCCAGGCGCCGTCGCAGGTGGCGACCGCAACGGCGGCCCTCGTCGTTGCCGAAACCACCGCCACCGCAGGCCAGGCAAGCGCCCCGGCCTCGGCGACGACGACCACCAAGGCGATCGCCAACGTCAACTTTGCGGCCGCCAACCAGACGTTCACCGCAACCACCGTCAACGGCTCCAACCTGCTGACCAGCCTTTCCGGCCTCAATGCCGGTTCCGGCCCGTTCATCGGTGCGGCGGTTGCCGGCACGGGTATATCAGGCGGCACGACGATCTCGGGCATCACCTACAACCCGAACGGCGTCGTCCAGAGCATCACGCTCTCGGCCAATGCCACCGCCAACGGCACTGCTATCACCATTACCGCGACCGGCGTGCTGGAGGCGACTTTGATGCGGCCGTTTCTGTCGAAGGTGAACTAAGCAATCGGCGGGCGTTTCGGCGCCCGCCATGGCTAGTTTCAACGCTGCACACTTCTCTTCCGTCATGCTCGGGCTTGTCCCGGGCATCTGCTGCCGGTCGATACGTAGCAGATCCTCGGCACAAGGCCTGGGATGACGAGAGGAGATGTTTCCCCCGCCCATTCCTCATCTCCCCGCCATCAACAGCGAGCAACCATCATGCCCGACAACACCGGAATCTATGCCTCCTTCAGCCTCGAACCGGTCGAACAGACCTTTCTGACCGAGAAGGAAGGCCGGCCGATTTTTGCCGACAAGGAATTCGTCCGCATCTTCATCGCCGGCGACAAGCACACCGAAGTCTACCGCGAGGTGACCGACAACGACAAGCAGCGCTTTGCCGACGCCTATAAGCGCTTCAAGGAAGGGGCCGAGGCCCGCGAGCAGCTGACCGGCACGCCGCTTTCGCAATGGCCTTATCTCAAGCCCAGCCAGATCAAGGAGATGGAGGCGGTGAATATCTATACCGTCGAGCAGCTCGCCGCCCTTTCCGACACCGCCAAGCAGAAGATCGGCATGGGCGCCACCGAGCTTGTCGCCGCCGCCCGGGCCTATCTGGCAACCGCCGAGAACTCCAGCGCGGCGTCTGCCTTTGCCGCCGAAAACGAGCGGCTGAAGGGCGAAGTCACCCGCCTGCAGGAGCAGATGCGGGAGATGGCCTTGCGCTTTGAGGCGCTCGAAAAGGAAGGCGAGGGCGGCAAGGGGCGCGGCCGGCAAGCGGGCTGAGGAAGCGCTGACGCAAGCGGCCCCCTTGTATCTGCACGTTAGTAATTTCGTGCGATGGAAGCGATTGAGCCTCTGGCCGGGTGGCCACCCGGCCAGAGGCGTGACGAAGTCGCCCGCACCCCCTCCGGTTACAACCGTGGATGAGCCTGGGATCTTCGTCATCGTCACGTACGACCGAATAGTCGCTTGGCTTCAACCGCACGCACAAGGCAGGTTACCGTGAACAGAGTTATATGTGGAGTGGATGTTTCGAAAGACTGGCTGGATGCGCATATCCGCCCATCCGGGACGTTTAAGCGTTTCGGCAACGATGCGGCCGGCATCGGCGCGCTTGCTGGGCTCTGCCGGGCCGAGAATGTCGAACTCGTCGTCATGGAGGCGTCGGGCGGTTACGAGCGGCAGGCCTTCCTGCTGTTGTGGGAGTTTGGGATCGCCTGCGCGCTTGCCAATCCGCGCCATGTGCGCCGCTTTGCCGAGGCCATGGGCTTTCTGGAAAAGACCGACCGCATCGACGCGGCGATGATCGCCCATTACGCCGAGACCAAGCGGCTGTCTGCCCTGTCGCCGCCGAAAGCCGCGCAGTTGCGCCTGTCGGCGCTGATGACGCGGCTGTCCCAAGTCACGCGAGACCTGATCGTTCAAAAGCAGCGCCGCAGTGCGGCCGGCGATGGGGCGATCGTGGAAAGCCTCGACGAGGTGATTGCGCTTTTGATGCGCCAGGGCAGCAGGCTGGAAGGCGAGATTGCCTCAATGATCGATGACGATCCGCTCTGGGCCTGCCTCAATCGGGCCTTTCGCTCGGTCAAGGGTGTGGCCGACCGCACCGTTGCCCGGCTGATGGGCGAATTGCCCGAAATCGGCCGGATCTCCAACAAGGCGATCGTCAAGCTGGCCGGCCTGGCGCCGATTGCCAACGACAGCGGCAAACGCAGCGGTCCCCGGCCGGTGCGCGGCGGACGCTCCGGACCGCGCGGCATCCTGTTCCTGGTCGCCGCCGTCGCGGCCAGACACGATCCGCATCTGGCTGCCTTCAGGCAAAGGTTGCAGAGCGCAGGCAAGCCGAAGATGGTCGTCCGTATTGCTCTCGCCCGAAAACTCCTGGTCATTCTCAATGCAAAAGCACGAGATGCGCGAAGAGAATTCGAACATGCAACTTGACAACCCAGATAGTCGCTCATCCGCCCTACGGGCACCTTCTCCCCGCGGGGGAGAAGAGGGAATCGAGACCTCGCGGCATAACCCCTTCGCCCCAACGGGGAGAAGGTGCCGGCAGGCGGATGAGGGGGCTGCACGGCACAACCTTCAAGCAAATTCACCCACGCCAACCGCCCTGAACCGGAGATCCGCGCATGTCGCTCTTGACCATCATTCAGAACGTCTGCGCGGAGATCGACCTCGATCCGCCGACGGCTGTCATGTCCTCGGCGGATCCGCAGATCATGCAGCTGCGCATCCTCTCCACCCGCGCCGGCCGCGATCTGATGCGCGAGCATGACTGGTCGGCGCTGCTGGTCGACAGGCAGTTCACCGCGACGGGTGTCAACCCCGAGCCGGCCGAGCCGCCCGCCGATTGGGACCGCTTCGCCGCCAATGCGAAGATCTGGAACGCCGCGCGTCTCTGGCAGCTGAACGGCCCTGTGGAGCCGCAGACCTGGCAGCGCCAGACGATCCTGAACGCAAACCCGGTGCCGCAGATCTGGCGCATGGCCGGCGGCAAGCTCGACATTTACCCGAACGCCGCGGGCGAGACGATCAGATACGAATATATCTCCGGCTTCTGGGTGGCGGTGAATGGCGGGTCGAGTTTTGCCGGCAATTGGGCCAACGACACCGATACCGCCCGTTTCCCCGAAGATCTTCTCGAACTCTCGCTGATCTGGCGCTGGAAGCGGGCCAAGGGCCTCGATTACGGCGAGGAGATCGCCAGCTTCGAGCGATCCAAGGAAGCGGCGATCGGCGCCGATCGGGCGGCAAGCCCTGTCGACCTCTCGCTGTCGGCGAGGGGTGAGGCGCGCGAGAATTATTGGCCCGGCACGATCACGGTGGCAAATCCATGACCCGCAGACCTGTCCCTCCGAATGGGCGCACCGGCCGCGTTTCGCCGGGCAAAGACTGGATCGCGCCGATCGGCGGCTGGCGAACCGATGTCGAGATGGCGGATATGCCTGCGGATGCGGCGTTTCAGCTCGACAATTTCTTTCCCGAGGCCAATCGCGTCCGCGCCCGCTACGGTTTCCTCGCCTTCTCAACCGGCCT contains:
- a CDS encoding IS110 family transposase, with product MNRVICGVDVSKDWLDAHIRPSGTFKRFGNDAAGIGALAGLCRAENVELVVMEASGGYERQAFLLLWEFGIACALANPRHVRRFAEAMGFLEKTDRIDAAMIAHYAETKRLSALSPPKAAQLRLSALMTRLSQVTRDLIVQKQRRSAAGDGAIVESLDEVIALLMRQGSRLEGEIASMIDDDPLWACLNRAFRSVKGVADRTVARLMGELPEIGRISNKAIVKLAGLAPIANDSGKRSGPRPVRGGRSGPRGILFLVAAVAARHDPHLAAFRQRLQSAGKPKMVVRIALARKLLVILNAKARDARREFEHAT